In Candidatus Cloacimonas sp., the genomic stretch CAGAAAAAGAACTAAGAAACTCCAAATAGCCAGTAAATAGGCAATTAATTCTATATGGCTAATAGTTCCAGATTTTTTTTCCGAGGGCATAGTTTCGTTTTTTAGTTACCTGATTGCAAGTCAGTAACTATTTCCCGCTGAATTTCAGCAATCGTTTGGCGAGCAGAAAGTTCACGCAGTAAACCCTTGTTCGCAAAAAATTCTTTCAAGGCAAAGGTCTGAGCATAAAATTCCTTCACTCTTTGCCGAATTGCTTCTCCGGAATCATCCGCTCTTTGAATTAAGTGAGAACCGCATTTATCGCAAATACCTTCCTGCTTGGGTTTTTTACTTAGAATATTGTAGTTTTCACCACAGGAACTACAAACACGGCGTGCCTCAATTCTGGCTATTGCATCTTCAGCGCTTAATTCCAGATAGTAAACTTTTTTTACATTATAGTTCCGCAATAAATATTCCGCCTGAGCCAAAGTCCTGGGAAAACCATCAAAAATAACACCAGGACAATTCTTCGCCAAAGAGGCATTCACAATTTCAAAAACCAGGTCGTCCTGAACAAGTTCACCTTTGGCAATAATTTCTTGCACTTTTTTCCCCAGCTCTGTTTGCTTGCTAACCTCTTCGCGAAAAAGATCTCCAATATTTATGTGTTGAAATCCTGTCCTTTCAGCCAAAAGTTCTGCCTGAGTGCCTTTACCGCTACCCTGGATTCCTAAAAAGACAATTACATCTAACATAATTTACCTCTTTTTTAACAAAAAAAAGCAGTTACATTGTTCTGTCAAG encodes the following:
- a CDS encoding nucleoside monophosphate kinase, with product MLDVIVFLGIQGSGKGTQAELLAERTGFQHINIGDLFREEVSKQTELGKKVQEIIAKGELVQDDLVFEIVNASLAKNCPGVIFDGFPRTLAQAEYLLRNYNVKKVYYLELSAEDAIARIEARRVCSSCGENYNILSKKPKQEGICDKCGSHLIQRADDSGEAIRQRVKEFYAQTFALKEFFANKGLLRELSARQTIAEIQREIVTDLQSGN